In a genomic window of Canis lupus familiaris isolate Mischka breed German Shepherd chromosome 28, alternate assembly UU_Cfam_GSD_1.0, whole genome shotgun sequence:
- the LOC477770 gene encoding LOW QUALITY PROTEIN: peroxisomal trans-2-enoyl-CoA reductase-like (The sequence of the model RefSeq protein was modified relative to this genomic sequence to represent the inferred CDS: substituted 1 base at 1 genomic stop codon) — protein MKPWGECRSFLAPGLLQHQLAIVTGGATGIGKAIATELLHLGCNLVIASRNFDRLKSTVDELRTSLPLTNQAQVTPIKCNICKEEVNNLVRSTLEIYGKINFLVNNGGGQFMASMENINAKGWHAVVETNLTGTFYMCKPVYNSWMKEHGGSIVNIIILTRNGYPGFTHSGAARAGVYKLTKSIAVEWANSGIRINCVATGTIYSPSAVDNYGPLAEDVFAGYFEKIPAKXIRVPEEISLVVCFLLSPAASFITGQLVNVDGGQSLYTHIFDVPDHDNWPDGAGDISFVKHLKNTFKSKSKL, from the coding sequence ATGAAGCCATGGGGTGAGTGCAGGAGCTTCCTGGCTCCCGGCTTGCTGCAGCACCAGCTGGCCATCGTCACCGGCGGGGCCACGGGCATCGGGAAGGCCATCGCCACCGAGCTCCTGCATCTGGGATGTAATTTGGTCATTGCATCTCGTAATTTTGATCGATTAAAATCTACTGTAGATGAACTGAGGACCAGCCTACCCCTGACCAACCAGGCTCAGGTCACTCCCATAAAATGCAACATTTGCAAAGAAGAGGTGAACAATTTGGTCAGATCCACCCTAGAGATTTATGGTAAAATCAACTTTTTGGTAAACAATGGAGGAGGCCAGTTCATGGCTTCTATGGAAAACATTAATGCAAAGGGATGGCATGCTGTGGTTGAAACCAACCTGACAGGCACCTTCTACATGTGCAAACCAGTTTACAACTCCTGGATGAAAGAGCATGGAGGATCTATTGTCAATATTATTATCCTTACTAGAAATGGATATCCAGGATTTACGCATAGTGGAGCTGCCAGAGCGGGGGTTTACAAGCTCACCAAATCCATAGCTGTGGAATGGGCCAACAGTGGAATAAGGATCAATTGTGTTGCCACTGGAACCATTTATTCCCCGAGTGCTGTTGACAACTATGGTCCTTTGGCAGAAGACGTATTTGCAGGGTACTTTGAGAAAATCCCAGCTAAGTGAATTAGAGTGCCTGAGGAGATCTCCTTGGTGGTCTGCTTCCTGCTGTCCCCTGCAGCTTCCTTCATCACTGGACAGTTGGTGAACGTGGACGGGGGCCAGTCTCTGTATACGCACATATTTGATGTACCAGATCATGACAACTGGCCTGATGGAGCAGGGGACATTTCCTTTGTCAAACATTTGAAGAATACTTTCAAGAGTAAAAGCAAGCTCTAA